In Desulfovibrio sp., the genomic window CGTGTACTTGGCGAAATCACCGAAGAACGCCTGCAGATCCTGCGCTTTGCCGACAAGATCGTGCAGCAGGAACTGCGCGAATCTGGCTGGTACCGCAAGGTATGGCAGGGCTTTGCCGTGCTGTTGCCGCTCAAGACCGTTGGCGTCATGGGCGATGGACGCACCTACGAGCATGTTATCGCCCTGCGCGTGGTGGACAGTGTGGACGCCATGACGGCCGACTGGGCACGCCTGCCCGCCGAGCTTATCGAGCGTATGTCGAGCCGCATCATCAACGAGGTCAAGGGCGTCAACCGCGTGGTGTACGACGTTTCTTCCAAGCCGCCGAGCACCATTGAGTGGGAATAGGGGGGCAGCATGTTTGGAATAGGAAGCTCTGAACTTCTGGTCATCCTGGTGGTGGCCCTCATTGTTCTTGGGCCCAAGAGCCTTGCCAACGTGTCGCGCACGCTGGGCAAGGCCATGGGCGAATTCCGTCGCGTTTCCACAGATTTTCAGCGCACGCTGAACGCTGAGGCCGAGGAAGAAGAACAGCGCAAGCGCAAGCAGGAAGCCGCCCGTGCGGCCAAGGAAGCCGCAGCCGCAGCCAAGGAAGCCCGCGCCGCCGAAATGGCCGCGGCAGCCGCTGCCGCGCCTGGGGCCACCCCGGAGAATATTCCCGCATCCGAAGCGGTAATTGATGCCTCCGCAACCCGCCCCACAGCAGAAGCCGGCCAGGCAGCCCCCGCGCAGCCTGCGCCAGCTGCTACTGCAGATAGTGCGCCAGCAGCAACGACAGACGCTACGGCAACGGCAGCGAACGAGGCCCAGCCGCAAACGGCTCCTGAAGCCGAAACCACTGTGGCCTCAACGCCGGCTGCGGAGGCCAAGGTTGTGGATGCACAGGTGGTTGAAGGCCCCGGCGCAGACGCCAAGGCAGAAGCCGCACCCGTCACGCCCCCTGCTGGCAGTCCGCTGGCCGAAGCCCTTGCCAAAACCAGGGCTCAGGCAGAAGCAGCCGAGGCAAAACAGACAGCAGCCCCCACAGGTGTGGCCCAGCCTGCCGCAGCCTCTGAAAATGGCGGCAAGGCATGAGCACAGACAAGCCCTTGAGCCCCGAGGTGGTCGCTGCTCCGTCTACCCCTGAGAACGCAGGGGATACGCAAAACCTCAATAATAACGAATCCATGGCGGCCCCGGTTGATCCGGTGGCCGCTACGGCTGTTTCTGCGGAGGCGCAAACGCCCGCTGCTCCTGAAGGCGCAACCGAAGCCACTCAGGAAGCAACGGCAGAAGCCGCCCCCGAAGCCGCGCCAGAAACACTGGCCGACGGCCAGCCTCCCCTGCCTCCTGTTCCGCCCGTAGGCGAGGCGCAAAGCCCTGCGGCAGATCCTGAAAATCTGCCCGCCCAGAGCGAAGGGACATCGCCCGCCAACCCGGAAAATGAAGAGGAAGAAGCGGAAGGCGAC contains:
- the tatB gene encoding Sec-independent protein translocase protein TatB, with protein sequence MFGIGSSELLVILVVALIVLGPKSLANVSRTLGKAMGEFRRVSTDFQRTLNAEAEEEEQRKRKQEAARAAKEAAAAAKEARAAEMAAAAAAAPGATPENIPASEAVIDASATRPTAEAGQAAPAQPAPAATADSAPAATTDATATAANEAQPQTAPEAETTVASTPAAEAKVVDAQVVEGPGADAKAEAAPVTPPAGSPLAEALAKTRAQAEAAEAKQTAAPTGVAQPAAASENGGKA